A genomic stretch from Deltaproteobacteria bacterium includes:
- a CDS encoding BrnT family toxin, translating into MIDFEKIEGFDWDAGNDRKSADKHQVSQAEVEQTFFNMPLVLAPDMKHSQTESRFHALGQTDAGRLLHITFTLRFEGRKVRPISARDMHRKERHVYEESN; encoded by the coding sequence ATGATCGACTTCGAAAAAATCGAAGGGTTCGATTGGGATGCTGGGAATGATCGTAAAAGTGCTGACAAACATCAAGTCAGCCAAGCCGAGGTCGAACAGACCTTTTTCAATATGCCACTGGTGCTTGCACCTGACATGAAACACAGTCAGACGGAATCTCGTTTTCATGCTCTAGGGCAAACAGATGCGGGGCGTCTGCTCCACATCACTTTTACCTTGAGGTTTGAGGGGAGAAAAGTTCGCCCCATTTCGGCCAGAGATATGCACCGCAAGGAGCGACACGTGTATGAAGAAAGCAATTAA
- a CDS encoding formylglycine-generating enzyme family protein, which produces MRIIRPLAKFLQRVRPATITPWLQQHSPLWPGALGVILGSGIGIGALFGITGVAGMGLCLLVIAGALWRAWDAEPVLVGLEVKPEPQTEEIPTVIEREPEPLFVEQLDMVELPGGTFLMGSPDSDREAFDNEKPQHQVTIAAFAISRYPITRQLYREIVGAAPEQWERNKGEQNLPANYVSWFDAARFCNALSTQVGLSPCYRIDGDNVEWNRQAEGYRLPTEVEWEYACRAGTTSKRFFGDDPHELGDYAWFSDNSGGRVHPVGEKKPNPWDLHDMIGNVWEWCWDWFADYLSNATQTIADPTGPEHGNSRVLRGGSWGSVPWFLWSAFRFWFWPEFRHVVVGFRCVRAPRR; this is translated from the coding sequence ATGCGCATCATTCGTCCCTTGGCGAAATTTTTGCAGCGCGTACGTCCTGCCACCATAACGCCCTGGCTCCAACAGCACTCCCCGTTATGGCCTGGAGCGCTCGGTGTTATCCTTGGCTCAGGCATCGGCATTGGAGCGTTGTTCGGCATTACTGGCGTTGCTGGCATGGGCCTATGCCTGTTGGTGATAGCTGGCGCACTGTGGCGAGCATGGGATGCCGAGCCGGTGTTGGTGGGATTGGAGGTAAAGCCCGAACCTCAGACTGAGGAAATCCCAACTGTTATCGAACGGGAGCCTGAGCCTCTATTTGTTGAACAACTCGACATGGTCGAACTGCCAGGTGGGACTTTTCTCATGGGCTCGCCTGACTCGGATCGTGAGGCATTCGATAATGAAAAACCTCAACATCAAGTGACAATTGCTGCCTTCGCTATCAGTCGCTATCCGATCACGCGTCAGCTCTATCGTGAGATTGTTGGCGCTGCGCCAGAGCAGTGGGAGAGAAACAAAGGTGAGCAGAACCTTCCCGCCAATTATGTAAGTTGGTTCGATGCCGCCAGGTTTTGTAATGCGCTATCCACCCAGGTTGGTTTGTCGCCTTGCTACCGTATCGACGGAGACAACGTCGAATGGAACCGCCAGGCTGAGGGCTATCGTCTGCCGACCGAAGTCGAGTGGGAATATGCCTGTCGTGCGGGAACAACTTCAAAACGGTTCTTTGGTGATGACCCGCATGAGCTTGGCGACTACGCATGGTTTAGCGATAATTCAGGAGGCAGAGTTCACCCAGTCGGTGAGAAAAAGCCCAATCCGTGGGACCTACACGATATGATTGGTAATGTTTGGGAATGGTGTTGGGACTGGTTTGCCGACTATCTCTCTAACGCTACTCAGACGATTGCTGATCCGACTGGCCCTGAACATGGCAATAGCCGTGTGCTGCGCGGGGGCTCCTGGGGCAGTGTCCCGTGGTTCCTGTGGTCTGCGTTCCGGTTCTGGTTCTGGCCCGAGTTCCGACACGTCGTCGTCGGCTTCCGCTGTGTACGTGCCCCGCGCCGCTAG
- a CDS encoding LLM class flavin-dependent oxidoreductase — MSHPLRFGTYTEIQGPPGRSHAELIWDIVALAEHTDKNGFDVFCTLEHPFFEKFAVNPNPLALFCTIAQRTKHIRFRALCHTLPLHNPMILAGELTEADILTNGRLDVGVGRGHAWLNEPANIVMEENQERYVEALDILVKAWTEETFSYNGKYYKVKDLSVVPRPIQKTPKIFQVGTSAKWFKRAAENSWGVCVGGPAPNFVFAEPARIYREACRAAGTTPTLGWIKAIYLDEDETTAFREAEQPVRNFIDFNVSPMDSLARHTETEKKRLADAGYAFYAADDFPKLRQLPVKDLIAAGIVLVGTPKKVGQQLLELWREHRFDELIIMSHYGGTQRWQALKTQELFVKHIMPMLRAETASAEAQPQL; from the coding sequence ATGTCACATCCACTCCGTTTCGGTACCTACACCGAAATCCAAGGCCCGCCCGGTCGTAGTCACGCCGAGTTAATCTGGGATATCGTCGCGTTAGCTGAGCATACGGATAAAAACGGTTTCGATGTCTTTTGCACGCTGGAACATCCGTTTTTTGAGAAATTCGCCGTGAATCCCAATCCGCTCGCACTCTTCTGTACGATCGCACAGCGGACGAAGCATATTCGCTTTCGCGCGTTATGTCACACCTTGCCTCTACACAACCCGATGATCCTGGCGGGGGAACTGACTGAAGCGGATATTCTGACCAATGGACGACTTGATGTTGGTGTGGGTCGTGGACACGCGTGGCTGAACGAACCAGCGAACATCGTGATGGAAGAGAATCAAGAGCGATATGTCGAAGCGCTCGACATTCTGGTGAAAGCATGGACTGAGGAGACGTTCTCGTACAACGGCAAATACTACAAAGTGAAAGATCTATCGGTTGTGCCGCGGCCTATCCAGAAGACACCAAAGATCTTTCAAGTCGGCACCAGCGCCAAGTGGTTCAAACGCGCGGCTGAGAATAGCTGGGGCGTTTGTGTTGGTGGTCCAGCACCGAACTTTGTTTTTGCTGAGCCAGCCCGCATTTATCGTGAAGCCTGTCGTGCCGCTGGAACCACGCCGACATTAGGCTGGATCAAAGCCATTTATCTTGACGAAGACGAAACGACCGCATTTCGCGAAGCCGAACAACCAGTGCGGAATTTTATCGACTTCAATGTCTCGCCGATGGATTCGCTCGCCCGTCACACAGAGACCGAGAAGAAGCGACTCGCTGATGCGGGGTATGCCTTTTATGCCGCCGATGATTTTCCCAAGCTCCGCCAACTGCCAGTGAAAGACTTAATCGCTGCGGGAATCGTGCTGGTTGGGACGCCCAAGAAAGTTGGGCAGCAACTCCTGGAATTGTGGAGAGAGCATCGTTTCGATGAGTTGATTATCATGAGCCACTATGGCGGCACGCAGCGTTGGCAGGCATTGAAGACCCAGGAACTGTTTGTGAAGCATATTATGCCGATGCTGCGGGCGGAGACAGCGAGTGCGGAGGCGCAGCCTCAGTTATAG
- a CDS encoding aromatic ring-hydroxylating dioxygenase subunit alpha has protein sequence MAAPVVDLNKHWSLEYPDLGTEPVPTEPCISSEYFELERERVFKKVWLYVGRVEEIPNPGDYLMKDLPAANTSVIVARGKDGAVRAFHNICSHRGNKLVWDGSGSCRGYFSCKFHGWTYNTHGELVNVPDEEMFHNFRKSKHGLVSVACEVWEGFIFINLDPQPTQTLTEYLGAQGERLSGFPYEAMTASYFYRTELKCNWKIALDAFSEGYHVNYVHGRSYPDTFTGKDNPMCHLPEVRLDGPHRSCVVYGNPDHKPSPVAALAYRFGESVTKRTAAMEQLPPGVNPNRAREFAFDIAGLFPNLLLHVLPGMWFTHQFWPLAVDRTLWEGKAYWPAARTPGERFAQEFNNVVLRSAWLEDTGTMEATHQALSSGVKKYFIFQEQEILIRHSYKVLEEYVGFYKKNGKNAAKKRGKLQAVRTT, from the coding sequence ATGGCGGCACCAGTCGTTGACCTCAACAAACATTGGTCGCTGGAGTATCCAGACCTGGGCACTGAGCCGGTTCCGACCGAACCATGTATATCGTCCGAGTACTTTGAGCTTGAACGCGAGCGGGTGTTCAAGAAGGTGTGGCTCTATGTCGGTCGGGTTGAGGAGATCCCCAACCCAGGTGATTATTTGATGAAAGACCTGCCAGCGGCCAACACGTCAGTGATTGTTGCCCGTGGCAAAGATGGTGCTGTTCGTGCGTTTCACAACATTTGCTCGCATCGGGGCAATAAATTGGTATGGGACGGTAGTGGCTCTTGTCGTGGTTATTTCTCCTGTAAGTTTCATGGTTGGACGTACAACACTCATGGTGAGTTAGTGAATGTACCAGATGAAGAGATGTTCCATAACTTTCGCAAAAGCAAACACGGACTCGTTTCGGTCGCTTGTGAGGTCTGGGAAGGGTTCATCTTTATCAACTTAGATCCCCAGCCAACCCAGACACTTACTGAGTACCTTGGCGCACAAGGCGAACGCCTCAGCGGTTTTCCCTACGAAGCGATGACCGCCAGCTATTTCTATCGCACCGAACTCAAATGTAACTGGAAGATTGCCCTCGACGCCTTTTCCGAAGGCTACCATGTCAACTACGTACATGGCCGTTCATATCCAGATACCTTTACGGGTAAGGATAATCCCATGTGCCATTTGCCGGAGGTGCGACTCGATGGTCCGCACCGATCGTGTGTGGTCTATGGTAACCCTGATCACAAACCAAGTCCGGTGGCGGCGCTCGCGTATCGTTTTGGCGAATCGGTGACGAAACGTACGGCAGCGATGGAACAGTTGCCTCCAGGAGTGAATCCGAATCGTGCACGCGAGTTTGCCTTTGATATTGCGGGGCTCTTCCCAAACTTGCTGTTACATGTGTTGCCGGGAATGTGGTTTACGCATCAGTTCTGGCCGTTAGCGGTTGATCGCACCCTGTGGGAAGGCAAGGCGTATTGGCCCGCGGCGCGCACGCCTGGCGAACGTTTCGCCCAGGAATTCAACAATGTGGTCCTGCGCAGTGCCTGGTTAGAAGATACCGGCACGATGGAGGCAACCCATCAGGCGTTGTCGTCCGGCGTGAAGAAATACTTCATCTTTCAGGAACAAGAGATCCTCATTCGTCATTCGTACAAAGTGTTGGAGGAGTACGTTGGCTTCTACAAGAAGAATGGGAAGAATGCTGCAAAGAAAAGAGGAAAATTGCAGGCAGTACGCACCACGTAA
- a CDS encoding DUF1329 domain-containing protein: MSTRYCTPPLLDTCSSIRMRDSLREPDVQQTSTVSRKFIRGEIVGRVPRASQLARFARPTTAHEVMRHGTRLSSCPCTREFRAGRLKWAVMFLLTVCGLFARLPSVWAQEQNGDPTTYTAQTFYAWLKQHADAKPAFTPGDTLTNADLEKIKPFMLPGYFEQYVKWKEMKLEVVDTYHVKPHKMVRDCNARYQRHVKLAADGSLENYVCGYPFANTAIQEGDPQAGIKAAWNYDKRWSWRGYYVRNALATTFRFGGEHTAPEPEMPPEAWRGTKSLTKSEDWKYDTKAIYGGGGKFERSLGCFYHRAYYSHLPMFEKNNYRLPGMADASEVYWKEFTGFFSPLDVRGAVFIVTRYTDPRRADDGWVYVPSLRRVRRLTADVRSDSLMGTDHTLEDAYSFSGRPLEWNWQFHGYKDMLVVHAKTKWEDDGVRYGGPDGWLNNDVWQLRRMMILERSPKDPRHPYSRVIMSIDPETWEGWMMVAFDRKGKLWKLWQWGYAWSDDAKRFTEMNHGRAAAHWRNVETVDLQNGRGNLWREYGGGLPDFSVDFLTKLYDLNRLAEMHR, translated from the coding sequence ATGTCTACCAGGTATTGCACCCCCCCACTTCTGGATACCTGCTCCTCGATACGGATGAGGGACAGCCTGCGCGAGCCTGACGTGCAACAAACTAGTACCGTGTCTCGCAAGTTCATTCGCGGTGAAATCGTAGGGCGCGTACCACGCGCCAGTCAGTTGGCGCGCTTCGCACGCCCTACAACTGCTCACGAAGTTATGAGACACGGGACTAGGCTTTCGTCCTGTCCGTGCACGCGAGAGTTCCGTGCGGGAAGGTTGAAATGGGCTGTGATGTTCCTTCTTACGGTCTGTGGGCTGTTTGCACGGCTGCCTAGCGTCTGGGCACAAGAGCAAAATGGTGACCCGACGACCTATACAGCACAAACATTCTATGCCTGGCTCAAACAGCATGCCGATGCCAAACCAGCCTTTACGCCTGGCGACACCTTGACGAACGCTGACCTGGAAAAGATCAAACCATTCATGCTGCCTGGCTATTTCGAACAATATGTGAAGTGGAAGGAGATGAAGCTCGAAGTCGTCGACACCTATCACGTGAAACCGCACAAGATGGTGCGCGACTGCAATGCAAGGTATCAACGACACGTCAAACTCGCCGCGGACGGCTCTTTAGAGAATTATGTTTGTGGCTACCCTTTCGCGAACACAGCCATTCAAGAAGGTGATCCCCAAGCTGGTATCAAGGCGGCGTGGAATTATGACAAGCGATGGTCCTGGCGGGGATACTACGTTCGCAATGCGTTGGCAACGACGTTCCGGTTCGGCGGTGAGCACACTGCCCCTGAACCAGAAATGCCACCCGAAGCGTGGCGTGGGACGAAGTCCCTGACGAAATCTGAAGACTGGAAGTACGACACCAAGGCCATCTACGGTGGTGGTGGTAAGTTCGAGCGTAGCCTTGGCTGTTTCTACCATCGCGCTTACTATTCGCACCTGCCGATGTTTGAGAAGAACAACTATCGGCTTCCTGGTATGGCTGACGCATCTGAGGTCTACTGGAAGGAGTTCACCGGGTTCTTCTCGCCGCTTGATGTTCGTGGGGCGGTTTTCATCGTCACTCGCTATACCGACCCACGGCGGGCTGATGACGGGTGGGTCTATGTTCCGAGCCTGCGTCGGGTACGGCGCCTTACCGCTGACGTGAGATCTGACTCCCTCATGGGGACCGATCACACGCTTGAAGATGCCTATAGTTTCTCTGGACGTCCGCTGGAGTGGAACTGGCAGTTCCATGGCTACAAAGACATGCTTGTCGTACATGCCAAGACCAAGTGGGAGGACGACGGCGTGCGCTACGGTGGCCCGGACGGCTGGTTGAATAATGACGTGTGGCAACTCCGTAGGATGATGATTCTTGAACGGTCTCCAAAAGATCCACGGCATCCGTACTCTCGTGTGATTATGAGTATCGACCCGGAAACCTGGGAAGGATGGATGATGGTTGCCTTCGACCGGAAAGGCAAGCTGTGGAAGCTGTGGCAGTGGGGGTATGCGTGGAGCGATGACGCGAAGCGATTCACGGAGATGAACCACGGTCGTGCTGCGGCTCACTGGCGTAACGTTGAAACCGTCGACCTGCAGAATGGTCGTGGCAACCTGTGGCGGGAGTACGGCGGCGGTCTTCCTGATTTCTCGGTCGATTTTCTCACCAAGCTGTACGACCTCAATCGGCTTGCGGAAATGCATCGCTAA
- a CDS encoding M48 family metallopeptidase, whose protein sequence is MYFFRLRASCLHSERCRLIGFLLLMACVTSCATTSPTQRRQLIFTNEQEELALAEVQYGKLLDTVVVNYDAQANHIVRTVGQRLARVAAKSNYLWEFVVIDAPDAINVWVLPGGKVGVSTGLFPAVQDEAGLAIVVAHAMAHALARHQSEKATRDVLVELSTMGTSFAPGLVQQTFSLGTNLGLILPFGRVQEEEADYLGLLLAAKAGYDPAIAAAVWDRVRYSGGTPAKPTEFLVAHPDYDTRGANLQKWLNEAIPYYQQTVAVPPARLPTLEQIERPVILEKTDTKTGEERAVVTTETTTSASQ, encoded by the coding sequence ATGTATTTCTTCAGACTCCGTGCCTCTTGTCTTCATAGCGAACGCTGCCGCCTCATTGGGTTCCTGTTGTTGATGGCTTGTGTGACTTCGTGTGCGACGACGTCTCCCACGCAACGCCGCCAACTCATCTTTACAAATGAGCAAGAAGAGTTGGCGCTTGCAGAAGTGCAATACGGCAAGTTGCTGGATACGGTTGTAGTGAATTACGATGCCCAGGCCAACCACATTGTCAGGACTGTCGGGCAACGGCTTGCGCGGGTTGCGGCCAAGAGCAATTATCTGTGGGAATTTGTTGTGATCGACGCTCCGGATGCGATCAACGTCTGGGTCCTTCCCGGCGGTAAAGTTGGTGTGTCTACGGGCCTCTTTCCTGCGGTGCAAGACGAAGCTGGATTAGCCATCGTTGTAGCGCATGCGATGGCACATGCCCTCGCGCGTCATCAAAGTGAGAAGGCCACACGCGATGTGCTCGTTGAGTTGAGCACGATGGGAACCTCGTTCGCTCCAGGGCTTGTTCAGCAAACCTTTAGTCTTGGCACCAATCTGGGGTTGATCTTGCCTTTTGGTCGTGTGCAAGAAGAGGAAGCGGATTATCTTGGATTACTATTGGCGGCGAAAGCAGGATATGATCCAGCTATCGCCGCAGCCGTGTGGGATCGCGTGCGGTATAGTGGTGGAACCCCCGCGAAACCTACAGAATTTCTCGTTGCGCATCCCGACTATGATACGCGTGGTGCCAATCTGCAAAAGTGGTTGAACGAGGCGATCCCTTATTACCAGCAGACTGTCGCGGTTCCTCCTGCACGATTACCAACCCTCGAACAGATCGAGCGCCCTGTCATTCTCGAAAAGACGGACACGAAAACGGGCGAAGAGCGGGCCGTGGTCACCACAGAAACTACGACAAGCGCTTCTCAGTAA
- a CDS encoding phosphotransferase family protein produces the protein MSTIAATTLTTETIPVLEQHRFDEARLAQYLRTHVAGFSTPLTVTQTQGGMSNPTFILIDGAGKRYVMRKKPPGKLLPSAHAVDRECRVISALQHTGVPVAETHVLCQDPTVVGTDFYVMDFVEGRVFRLQTLPSLSPTERRQIYEGMVDTLVKLHAVDFRAVGLEDYGRVGGYLARQVSRWSQQYEATKTENLPAMDHLMQWLPQHIPDDSETTIAHGDFRLENLIFHPTEPRVLAVIDWELSTLGAPLSDLAYNCIPYYVADPTRGDITHLDPSYGIPSEHEMVARYCEQSSRQGTADWTFNMVLSLFRLAAISQGVYKRGLEGNAASPEAILRRDRCRVLAETAWVLVEKGM, from the coding sequence ATGTCAACTATCGCCGCGACGACATTAACGACGGAAACTATCCCCGTCTTGGAACAACATCGCTTTGATGAAGCGCGCCTGGCGCAGTATTTGCGCACGCATGTGGCTGGCTTCAGCACCCCCCTCACGGTGACGCAAACGCAAGGGGGAATGTCGAACCCAACCTTCATCCTCATCGATGGAGCAGGCAAACGGTATGTTATGCGCAAGAAGCCACCGGGCAAATTGCTTCCCTCAGCCCATGCTGTCGATCGTGAGTGTCGCGTCATCTCCGCACTGCAACACACTGGTGTACCAGTGGCGGAAACTCATGTCCTGTGCCAGGACCCCACTGTTGTGGGGACTGACTTTTACGTTATGGACTTTGTCGAAGGCCGAGTCTTTCGCCTGCAAACGTTGCCGAGCCTCTCACCAACTGAACGACGACAGATCTATGAAGGCATGGTCGATACCCTGGTCAAATTACACGCCGTTGATTTCCGCGCGGTCGGGCTTGAAGACTATGGGCGCGTAGGTGGGTATTTGGCTCGTCAAGTTTCTCGCTGGTCACAGCAATATGAAGCGACGAAAACCGAGAATCTCCCAGCGATGGACCACCTCATGCAGTGGTTGCCTCAGCATATTCCCGATGACAGTGAGACAACGATCGCGCACGGCGATTTTCGTTTAGAGAATCTTATCTTCCATCCGACCGAACCACGTGTATTAGCGGTGATCGATTGGGAGTTGAGCACTCTCGGGGCACCGTTGTCAGATCTCGCGTATAACTGCATCCCGTACTATGTTGCCGATCCTACGCGTGGAGATATTACGCACCTTGACCCGAGTTACGGTATTCCTTCTGAGCACGAGATGGTCGCCCGTTACTGTGAGCAAAGTAGCCGTCAGGGAACCGCCGACTGGACATTTAACATGGTGTTGTCGCTCTTCCGGCTTGCCGCGATTTCACAAGGCGTATACAAACGCGGGCTGGAAGGAAATGCCGCGTCGCCAGAGGCAATCTTGCGGCGCGACCGTTGTCGCGTGTTGGCGGAGACAGCGTGGGTGTTGGTAGAGAAGGGAATGTAA
- a CDS encoding DedA family protein, translating into MELIKEFIDLFLHLDTHLQAVIQNYGTWTYVILFLIIFCETGLVVTPILPGDSLLFAAGAFAATGSLDLTWLLVLLTVAAILGDAVNYAIGHFIGPKAFSQPDSRFLKKEYLDRTHQFYEKYGGKTIIIARFVPIVRTFAPFVAGVGSMTYAKFASYNVLGGILWVGVCVLAGYAFGNIPVVKENFTLVILGIIFVSILPGIIEFLRSRSTPPAAEA; encoded by the coding sequence GTGGAACTCATCAAAGAATTCATTGATCTCTTTTTACATCTCGACACCCATCTGCAAGCCGTCATCCAAAACTACGGCACCTGGACGTATGTCATTCTGTTCCTCATCATATTTTGTGAGACAGGGTTGGTCGTCACGCCGATTCTGCCCGGCGACTCGCTCCTGTTCGCGGCTGGTGCCTTTGCCGCAACCGGTTCGCTGGATTTGACCTGGCTGCTGGTGCTGCTGACCGTTGCCGCTATACTGGGAGACGCTGTCAATTATGCCATTGGTCACTTCATCGGACCGAAGGCATTCTCACAACCTGATAGTCGCTTTCTCAAGAAAGAGTATCTTGACCGAACCCATCAGTTCTACGAGAAGTACGGAGGCAAAACGATCATTATCGCCCGCTTCGTGCCGATCGTGCGAACCTTTGCGCCGTTCGTCGCTGGTGTCGGCAGTATGACGTACGCCAAGTTCGCAAGTTACAACGTCCTTGGCGGTATATTGTGGGTCGGTGTTTGTGTGCTTGCAGGCTATGCGTTCGGTAATATTCCAGTCGTGAAAGAAAACTTCACCCTTGTCATTCTGGGGATTATCTTTGTCTCGATCCTGCCAGGGATCATTGAGTTTCTGCGGTCCCGCTCGACCCCGCCTGCGGCAGAAGCCTGA
- a CDS encoding SDR family oxidoreductase: MKLANKIAIITGAGSGMGKSAALLFAREGAKVAAVDTNEAEVKETVAAIATHGGQALALRADVSKSEDVQRMVADTVAHFGAPTTLYNNAGIEGASHYFANLPEDEFDRVIAINLRGVYLGMKYVLPHMVQAGGGAVINAASIAGLVAVRGGAAYAASKAGVIALTRVAALEYGRYNIRVNAICPGAIETPMAQRIRKGQPPNPKAIDRISVLGRMADPEEIAKVALFLASDDASFATGAPFIIDGGWTVS; the protein is encoded by the coding sequence ATGAAACTCGCCAACAAGATTGCGATAATCACCGGTGCCGGGTCGGGCATGGGAAAGTCCGCTGCATTGCTCTTCGCTCGCGAAGGCGCAAAAGTGGCAGCGGTCGATACCAACGAAGCAGAGGTGAAAGAAACAGTCGCCGCTATCGCAACTCACGGAGGACAGGCGCTCGCCCTGCGCGCCGATGTCTCTAAAAGTGAAGATGTCCAGCGCATGGTCGCAGACACCGTCGCTCACTTTGGCGCACCAACGACTCTGTACAACAACGCCGGGATCGAAGGCGCGTCGCACTACTTTGCCAACCTGCCCGAAGACGAGTTCGACCGGGTCATCGCCATCAACCTGCGCGGGGTCTACCTGGGTATGAAGTATGTCCTCCCTCACATGGTGCAGGCTGGCGGCGGCGCGGTGATTAACGCAGCATCGATTGCGGGCTTAGTCGCGGTGCGTGGTGGTGCCGCCTATGCCGCATCCAAGGCCGGCGTAATTGCCCTGACGCGCGTGGCCGCGCTCGAATACGGACGATACAACATCCGCGTCAATGCCATTTGTCCCGGTGCGATTGAGACGCCAATGGCGCAGCGCATCCGTAAGGGCCAACCACCCAATCCCAAAGCGATCGATCGCATCTCGGTGCTTGGCCGCATGGCCGACCCGGAGGAGATCGCCAAAGTCGCCTTGTTCCTGGCCAGTGATGATGCGTCGTTCGCCACCGGTGCCCCCTTCATTATTGACGGCGGCTGGACGGTCAGTTGA
- a CDS encoding NAD(P)/FAD-dependent oxidoreductase, protein MTNRSQHPQGNGAATHYDAVIIGAGVGGLYALHHLREMGLSVRVYDGASGVGGTWWWNRYPGARVDGPGSPFYCYTFSEDLVKEWDWAETQPSQESVLSYLEFVADRLDLRRDIQLETWISDARYDEARQQWQVETSAGARVSCQFLICAVGTLSAPNTPDIPGIKTFAGECYHTGRWPQTPVSFAGKRVGVIGTGSSGVQAIPEIAREAAHVTVLQRTPQFSIPARNRALEPELMQHARENWEAIRTQLNTNPVGMPFKFSERLACEDTDEQRQKLYEDLWQKGGFHLLFSSYADLLTNKEANRTLAEFVRGKIRETVRDPKTAAKLMPDYYLGTKRQLLDNGYYETFNRDNVTLVDLREDPIQEITPTGVRTATGEHQLDMLVLATGFDAITGTLLRLNPKGRGGVSLKDKWSARFDTYLGITIADFPNLFMIHGPGSPSVLYNMPLGAERESEWIGNCVRHLREQGLGTIEATPEAEKVWDQEVADLANTTLYPLTDSWYTGANIPGKHRQFCVHLGGPLYFQRITEVAAKGYEGFVFERERREEVAAAV, encoded by the coding sequence ATGACAAATCGAAGTCAACATCCACAAGGCAACGGAGCGGCCACACACTATGACGCGGTCATCATTGGCGCAGGCGTCGGCGGACTGTATGCGTTGCACCATCTACGCGAAATGGGCCTTTCGGTCCGTGTGTACGACGGCGCCTCTGGTGTCGGTGGTACCTGGTGGTGGAACCGTTACCCCGGTGCACGGGTCGATGGTCCGGGCAGCCCATTCTACTGCTACACGTTTTCAGAGGACCTTGTGAAGGAGTGGGACTGGGCCGAGACCCAACCGAGCCAGGAGTCGGTCCTCTCCTATCTGGAGTTTGTCGCTGACCGGCTCGACCTGCGCCGTGATATCCAGCTGGAGACGTGGATCAGCGATGCTCGCTATGACGAAGCGCGGCAGCAATGGCAGGTCGAGACTAGTGCGGGAGCGCGTGTCTCTTGCCAGTTTCTGATCTGTGCGGTCGGCACTCTCTCAGCACCGAACACGCCTGACATTCCTGGTATCAAGACTTTTGCTGGCGAGTGCTACCACACTGGTCGCTGGCCGCAGACACCGGTCTCCTTTGCAGGCAAGCGTGTTGGCGTGATCGGCACTGGTTCCTCAGGGGTACAGGCGATTCCCGAGATCGCCCGTGAGGCGGCACACGTGACGGTGCTCCAGCGCACACCGCAATTCAGCATCCCCGCTCGTAACCGAGCCCTTGAACCTGAGCTGATGCAGCACGCCCGCGAGAACTGGGAGGCTATTCGTACGCAGTTGAATACGAATCCTGTGGGCATGCCGTTCAAGTTCAGCGAGCGTTTGGCCTGCGAGGATACTGACGAACAGCGCCAGAAGCTCTACGAAGATCTCTGGCAGAAGGGCGGCTTTCACCTCTTGTTCAGTAGCTATGCTGATCTCTTGACCAATAAAGAGGCGAACCGCACGCTGGCCGAATTCGTGCGCGGCAAGATCCGCGAGACTGTGCGCGATCCCAAGACCGCTGCGAAGCTGATGCCTGACTATTACCTGGGCACTAAGCGCCAACTCCTTGATAATGGCTACTATGAAACTTTCAATCGCGACAATGTGACTCTGGTTGATCTGCGCGAAGACCCGATTCAGGAGATCACGCCGACAGGGGTACGCACAGCCACGGGTGAGCACCAGCTCGACATGCTCGTGTTAGCCACCGGCTTTGACGCCATCACTGGGACCTTGCTGCGCCTCAACCCTAAGGGCCGCGGCGGCGTCAGCTTGAAAGACAAGTGGAGCGCGCGCTTCGACACCTACCTCGGCATAACAATCGCAGATTTCCCCAACCTGTTCATGATCCATGGTCCTGGGTCACCATCTGTGCTGTATAACATGCCGCTGGGCGCTGAACGCGAATCTGAGTGGATCGGTAACTGCGTGCGCCACCTGCGTGAACAGGGGCTAGGGACTATAGAGGCCACTCCCGAGGCTGAGAAGGTGTGGGATCAAGAGGTCGCCGACCTCGCCAACACCACGCTCTATCCGCTTACTGACTCGTGGTACACAGGGGCCAACATCCCTGGCAAGCACCGCCAGTTCTGCGTGCATTTGGGAGGCCCGCTCTACTTCCAGCGCATTACTGAGGTTGCTGCTAAGGGCTACGAGGGCTTTGTGTTTGAGCGCGAGCGGCGTGAAGAAGTGGCCGCTGCGGTGTGA